One genomic window of Deltaproteobacteria bacterium includes the following:
- a CDS encoding type II toxin-antitoxin system Phd/YefM family antitoxin codes for MEITAAEFRKNCFKILDAVHQTRKEVVITKRGKPIARLVSYEEVPKADPLIGSLLGQGETVGDLTEPLEDVWELD; via the coding sequence ATGGAGATAACAGCTGCGGAATTCCGCAAGAATTGTTTCAAGATCCTGGATGCTGTCCATCAGACTCGCAAGGAGGTAGTTATCACCAAGAGAGGGAAACCGATTGCAAGACTCGTCAGCTATGAAGAAGTTCCTAAAGCAGACCCTCTAATCGGTTCGCTCCTTGGTCAGGGGGAGACAGTAGGGGACTTGACTGAACCTCTTGAAGATGTATGGGAGCTGGACTGA